The following coding sequences are from one Candidatus Methylomirabilota bacterium window:
- a CDS encoding M24 family metallopeptidase, which produces DHPRFAEEEYARRYADVRRRMRERGLDVLVLYGDSGSQGSNHANIKYLSNYQDPVASYLVFPREGEPALYISNRLYLPYARRMSVIPETDAVDYDPAGKVERRLRELGHDKGAIGLVGFRGILHSSLPYGPVSHWHKTLDSASFADATDLVAEVRAVKSQAELVWFRRGAALTDMAFETLEKKARAGMTDFQLAALIAGSYMPHGGGPKLIFVGSTSMTRPHLIFPNQFPSHRKVRKGDIILTELSADYEMHAGQAHRPIAVGTKPTPVYQKLFEVAVEAHDRILNTLRPGATEEDVRRAASVIVESGFTTFDSTFHGWGLLIEDPRVDVAATLIRRPQGKIVFQEGMLMVIQPNVVTADGTRGLQVGNLVEITRTGARPLQKYPMKFIRI; this is translated from the coding sequence GATCACCCGCGCTTTGCCGAAGAGGAATATGCACGCCGCTACGCCGACGTGCGCAGGCGCATGCGGGAACGGGGGCTGGACGTTCTCGTCCTGTACGGTGACTCCGGAAGCCAGGGGAGCAACCACGCCAACATCAAGTACCTCTCGAACTACCAGGACCCCGTCGCCAGCTACCTGGTCTTCCCGCGTGAGGGCGAGCCCGCGCTCTACATCTCCAACCGCCTCTACCTGCCCTATGCCAGGCGCATGAGCGTGATTCCCGAGACCGACGCCGTCGACTACGATCCCGCGGGCAAGGTGGAGCGGCGTCTCCGCGAGCTCGGTCACGACAAGGGCGCGATCGGGCTGGTGGGGTTCCGGGGCATCCTCCACTCCTCGCTGCCCTACGGCCCCGTCTCTCACTGGCACAAGACCCTGGACAGCGCCTCCTTCGCCGATGCGACGGATCTTGTCGCCGAGGTGCGGGCGGTCAAGAGCCAGGCCGAGCTGGTCTGGTTCCGCCGTGGCGCCGCCCTCACCGACATGGCCTTCGAGACGCTGGAGAAGAAAGCCCGGGCCGGGATGACGGATTTCCAGTTGGCCGCGCTCATCGCGGGCTCCTACATGCCCCACGGAGGCGGCCCCAAGCTCATCTTCGTCGGCTCGACGTCCATGACCCGGCCGCACCTCATCTTTCCCAACCAGTTCCCCAGCCACCGCAAGGTCCGCAAGGGCGACATCATCCTGACCGAGCTGTCCGCCGACTACGAGATGCACGCGGGCCAGGCGCACCGGCCCATCGCCGTAGGCACGAAGCCCACCCCCGTCTACCAGAAGCTCTTCGAGGTGGCCGTGGAGGCCCACGACCGTATCCTGAACACGCTCCGGCCCGGGGCCACCGAGGAGGACGTCCGCCGGGCGGCCTCGGTCATCGTGGAATCGGGTTTCACGACCTTCGACAGCACGTTCCACGGCTGGGGACTCCTCATCGAAGACCCCCGCGTGGACGTGGCGGCCACGCTCATCAGGCGGCCACAGGGCAAGATCGTCTTCCAGGAAGGCATGCTGATGGTCATCCAGCCCAACGTGGTCACCGCCGATGGGACGCGCGGCCTCCAGGTCGGCAACCTGGTCGAGATCACGCGGACGGGCGCCCGTCCCCTTCAGAAATACCCGATGAAGTTCATCCGGATCTGA
- a CDS encoding nitroreductase family protein, whose translation MDTVEAVRTLLAVRSYQDKPVPDAVVRRIVEAGRLTGSGMNRQPWHFIVVRDRETLRRLGALASSGPYVAQAPLAVVVATDKSRFAVSDASRAIQSMLLTAWADGVGSNWVGFGGLERVKLLLDIPAGLEVLAILPFGYPARPVGRGKKQRKPLGEVAHLERYGRPFE comes from the coding sequence GTGGACACCGTCGAGGCCGTTCGCACGCTGCTGGCCGTGCGGAGCTACCAGGACAAGCCGGTGCCCGACGCGGTGGTCCGGCGGATCGTCGAGGCGGGACGGCTCACGGGCAGCGGGATGAACCGGCAGCCCTGGCACTTCATCGTGGTCCGCGACCGCGAGACGCTGCGCCGGCTCGGCGCCCTGGCCTCGAGCGGGCCGTATGTCGCCCAGGCCCCGCTGGCGGTCGTCGTGGCCACCGACAAGAGCCGGTTCGCCGTCTCCGACGCCAGCCGGGCGATCCAGTCCATGCTGCTGACGGCGTGGGCCGATGGCGTGGGCTCGAACTGGGTGGGCTTCGGCGGGCTCGAGCGGGTGAAGCTGCTGCTCGACATCCCGGCCGGCCTCGAGGTGCTGGCGATCCTGCCGTTCGGCTATCCGGCTCGCCCGGTCGGACGGGGCAAGAAGCAGCGCAAGCCGCTGGGCGAGGTGGCGCACCTCGAGCGGTACGGGCGCCCGTTCGAGTGA